Proteins encoded by one window of Cellvibrio sp. KY-GH-1:
- the rpsU gene encoding 30S ribosomal protein S21 produces the protein MPSVKIKENEPFDVALRRFKRACEKAGILADVRARECYEKPTTIRKRDAAAAVKRHAKKVQRESKKFTRLY, from the coding sequence ATGCCTTCAGTAAAAATCAAAGAAAACGAGCCATTTGATGTAGCCCTGCGTCGCTTCAAGCGCGCCTGTGAAAAAGCCGGTATTTTGGCTGATGTTCGCGCTCGCGAATGCTATGAGAAGCCAACCACTATTCGTAAGCGTGATGCTGCCGCTGCTGTTAAGCGTCATGCTAAAAAGGTTCAACGCGAATCCAAAAAGTTTACCCGTCTGTACTAA